In the genome of Polaromonas vacuolata, the window TTACCAGTTGTTGACCAGCCAAGACGGTGAGTCACATGAGGGCGTAGGCTCAGTCACCTTTTGGGGTGCGATGAAAACCATCATCGTGGCCGACGCCTTAATGGGCATAGACAATGTATTGGGCGTAGCTGGCGCTGCCAACGGTGCGTTCGATCTGGTTGTCATAGGTCTGCTGATCAGCATCCCAATTGTGGTTTTGGGCAGCACTATGGTGCTTAAGCTACTCACACGCTTTCCATCCATTATCTATATTGGCTCGGCTGTGTTGGCAATTACAGCGGCCAAAATGATTGTGGGTGAGCAGTTGTTAGACATGGTCTACGGTGGCCCAGACTCACCAGAATCGGCACAAACGCTAAACCGTATTGCCGAGTATGCGACCTACGTAATCGCAGTGGTCGGCGTGTTGGGCAGCGGCTGGTGGGCTGGACAGCGGGCTAAAAAAGCCAAGGCTGCGGTAATGGAAAAGCCCGCTAAGCCAACCGCTTCACATTAAATGGTCAGCATTAAGCACTCCATGTCTGCGCCTTGAATTTTCATGTTCTCATGCATACGCCACAAGATAGCTGATGTATTCTTGCGATCATGAAACTCTTACTTAAATGGCTTTGCAGCGCTTTGGCGCTGCTCATGGTGGCTTATCTTTACCAAGGAGTCAGCGTTAGCAGCTTTGGCGGCGCTTTAATCGCAGCGGCCGTTTTGGGCGCACTCAACGCAGTGCTGCGACCGATACTGG includes:
- a CDS encoding TerC family protein — its product is MEFLSASWLSALLTIILIDLVLAGDNAIVIALAARSLPKHLQKKAIIWGTVGAIALRSAMTIGVVWLLQIPGLMVAGGLGLLWIAYQLLTSQDGESHEGVGSVTFWGAMKTIIVADALMGIDNVLGVAGAANGAFDLVVIGLLISIPIVVLGSTMVLKLLTRFPSIIYIGSAVLAITAAKMIVGEQLLDMVYGGPDSPESAQTLNRIAEYATYVIAVVGVLGSGWWAGQRAKKAKAAVMEKPAKPTASH